A DNA window from Amycolatopsis sp. DSM 110486 contains the following coding sequences:
- a CDS encoding TetR/AcrR family transcriptional regulator — protein MSADPQVPLRADARRNRDQIIAAARTIFAEFGPEVPMEEIARAAGVGVGTLYRRFPDREALIRAVAVDNFSRVLDDAREAAEQEPTAWRALVRLLHQSVELHLSVQLAMLSKKAHEILKEDPAIARLREELLVELEAMVQGAQNEGTLRPDVAEGDVAMLFALLLRQLESRSPEIARMSTARSIAIMIDGLQARPGTPLPGRPLGRHDIN, from the coding sequence ATGAGTGCGGATCCCCAGGTCCCCTTGCGTGCGGACGCGCGGCGCAACCGCGACCAGATCATCGCCGCGGCGCGCACGATCTTCGCGGAGTTCGGGCCCGAGGTGCCGATGGAGGAGATCGCCCGCGCGGCCGGCGTCGGCGTCGGCACGCTGTACCGGCGCTTCCCCGACCGCGAAGCGCTGATCCGGGCGGTGGCCGTCGACAACTTCTCGCGGGTGCTGGACGACGCGCGCGAGGCGGCTGAACAGGAGCCCACGGCTTGGCGGGCGCTGGTGCGGCTGCTGCACCAGTCCGTTGAGCTGCACCTTTCCGTGCAGCTGGCGATGTTGTCGAAGAAGGCGCACGAGATCCTGAAGGAAGACCCGGCGATCGCGAGGTTGCGCGAAGAGCTGCTGGTCGAGCTGGAAGCGATGGTGCAGGGCGCGCAGAACGAGGGAACGTTGCGCCCGGACGTCGCCGAGGGCGACGTGGCCATGCTGTTCGCGCTACTGCTGCGTCAGCTGGAGTCCCGTTCGCCGGAAATCGCCCGGATGTCGACCGCACGCAGCATCGCGATCATGATCGACGGGCTGCAGGCCCGGCCGGGGACGCCGTTGCCGGGTCGGCCGCTGGGCCGGCACGACATCAACTGA
- a CDS encoding sugar ABC transporter substrate-binding protein: protein MRKLLCLLAATALFVTGCAGAGSFGNGGRTLVIAIVSNPQMKDAISLSSEFEKANPGVHLKFVSLPENEARAKITASTATQGGEFDVVMISNYEAPQWAANGWLENLEPHMKATPGYDENDFIPSIRQSLSYENQMYAVPFYGESSFVVYRKDLFAKAGITMPAHPTWQQIADYAAKLDDKNAGIAGICLRGKPGWGESLAPFTTVANTFGAQWFDKDWNAKLTSPEFTQAANFYVNLVRDHGEVGASSAGFSECGTRYAQGQAAMWYDATSMTGTTEDPTSSKVVGKNGYAPAPVEKTQASGWLYTWALGIPKVAKDKDDAWKFMAWMTDKAYAKKVGETYGWNRVPPGTRQSTYEIPQYRDAAKAYAQPTLDGIADANQQKAMVSPVPYPGIQFVGIPEFQDLGTRVSQQLSAAIAGQTSVADALQQSQKYAATVGESYQAVKP, encoded by the coding sequence GTGCGTAAGCTCCTGTGCCTCCTTGCCGCAACAGCGTTGTTCGTCACGGGATGCGCCGGAGCCGGATCGTTCGGCAACGGTGGGCGGACGCTCGTCATCGCGATCGTCTCGAACCCCCAGATGAAGGACGCCATCTCGCTCTCGAGTGAGTTCGAGAAGGCGAACCCGGGCGTGCACCTCAAGTTCGTCTCCCTGCCGGAGAACGAGGCACGCGCGAAGATCACCGCGTCCACCGCCACGCAGGGCGGCGAGTTCGACGTGGTGATGATCAGCAACTACGAGGCCCCGCAGTGGGCGGCCAACGGCTGGCTCGAAAACCTCGAACCGCACATGAAGGCCACTCCTGGCTACGACGAGAACGACTTCATCCCCAGCATCCGGCAGTCGCTGTCGTATGAGAACCAGATGTACGCGGTGCCGTTCTACGGGGAATCGTCCTTTGTGGTCTACCGCAAGGACCTGTTCGCCAAGGCCGGGATCACGATGCCGGCGCACCCCACGTGGCAGCAGATCGCGGACTACGCGGCGAAGCTCGACGACAAGAACGCCGGCATCGCGGGCATCTGCCTGCGCGGCAAGCCGGGCTGGGGCGAGAGCCTCGCGCCGTTCACCACCGTTGCCAACACCTTCGGCGCGCAGTGGTTCGACAAGGACTGGAACGCCAAGCTCACCAGCCCGGAGTTCACGCAGGCGGCCAACTTCTACGTGAACCTCGTGCGCGACCACGGTGAGGTCGGCGCCTCCAGCGCCGGGTTCTCCGAGTGCGGCACGCGCTATGCCCAGGGCCAGGCCGCGATGTGGTACGACGCCACGTCGATGACCGGCACCACCGAAGACCCCACCAGCAGCAAGGTCGTCGGCAAGAACGGCTACGCGCCGGCCCCGGTCGAGAAGACGCAGGCCAGCGGCTGGCTCTACACATGGGCGCTCGGGATCCCGAAGGTCGCCAAGGACAAGGACGACGCCTGGAAGTTCATGGCTTGGATGACCGACAAGGCGTACGCGAAGAAGGTCGGCGAGACCTACGGCTGGAACCGCGTGCCGCCGGGCACGCGCCAGTCGACATACGAGATCCCGCAGTACCGCGATGCGGCCAAGGCCTACGCCCAGCCGACGCTCGACGGGATCGCCGACGCCAACCAGCAGAAGGCCATGGTGAGCCCGGTGCCGTACCCGGGGATCCAGTTCGTGGGGATCCCGGAGTTCCAGGACCTCGGCACGCGCGTCAGCCAGCAGTTGTCGGCGGCGATCGCGGGCCAGACCTCAGTAGCGGACGCGCTACAGCAGTCGCAGAAGTACGCGGCCACAGTCGGCGAGTCCTACCAGGCGGTGAAGCCATGA
- a CDS encoding carbohydrate ABC transporter permease: MTTAVSEVSGVSGRKRRYGAGSLTVVTWIVAILFVFPLLWMILTAFKQESDAYTDPPKLFFSPTFDQISGVLKGGFLPYLANSAFVTVVSTLLVLLLGIPAAYALSLAPVKKTKNALSFFLSTKMLPIVAAIIPLYVISQNTNLLDTVWALIILYTSMNLPLAIWMMRSFFLEVPGEMIEAAHIDGANLPTLLRKIIMPVVAPGVAATALICVIFSWTEFFYAVNLTAARAGTVPVFLVGFITSEGLYWAQLSAAALLASLPVMIVGWFAQNHLVRGLSMGAVK; this comes from the coding sequence ATGACCACGGCTGTTTCCGAGGTTTCGGGGGTTTCCGGGCGCAAGCGCCGCTACGGGGCGGGTTCGCTCACGGTCGTCACGTGGATCGTCGCGATCCTCTTCGTGTTCCCGCTGCTGTGGATGATCCTCACGGCGTTCAAGCAGGAATCCGACGCCTACACGGACCCGCCGAAGCTCTTCTTCAGCCCGACCTTCGACCAGATCTCCGGGGTGCTGAAGGGCGGTTTCCTGCCGTACCTGGCGAACTCGGCGTTCGTGACTGTGGTGTCGACGCTGTTGGTGCTGCTGCTCGGCATCCCGGCGGCGTACGCGCTTTCGCTGGCGCCCGTGAAGAAGACGAAGAACGCCCTGAGTTTCTTCCTGTCCACCAAGATGCTGCCGATCGTCGCGGCCATCATCCCGCTGTACGTGATCTCCCAGAACACCAACCTGCTCGACACGGTGTGGGCGCTGATCATCCTGTACACGTCGATGAACCTGCCGCTCGCGATCTGGATGATGCGCTCGTTCTTCCTCGAGGTCCCCGGCGAGATGATCGAGGCGGCCCACATCGACGGCGCCAACCTCCCGACGCTGCTGCGCAAGATCATCATGCCGGTCGTCGCCCCGGGCGTCGCCGCGACGGCGCTGATTTGCGTGATTTTCTCGTGGACGGAGTTTTTCTACGCGGTGAACCTGACGGCCGCCCGTGCTGGGACGGTGCCGGTGTTTTTGGTCGGGTTCATCACGAGTGAAGGTTTGTATTGGGCGCAGTTGTCCGCTGCGGCGTTGTTGGCTTCGCTGCCGGTGATGATCGTGGGGTGGTTCGCGCAGAACCACCTGGTGCGGGGGTTGTCGATGGGTGCGGTGAAGTAG
- a CDS encoding aldehyde dehydrogenase family protein has protein sequence MSDSKQSESRISVAKTYKLYIGGAFPRSESGRVYPVTDPQGKFLANAAHASRKDVRDAVVAARKAFPGWSGATAYNRGQVLYRVAEMLEGRREQFVSEVAASEGLAPSQAESLVDAAIDRWVWYAGWTDKIASVLGAANPVAGPYFSFTVPEPTGVVGVLAPQASSLLGLVSVLAPVLAGGSTAVVVSSAERPLPAITLSEVLATSDLPGGVANVLTGRAAELGPWLASHGDVNALDPTGATPEDRITLAREAAGTVKRVLTVPDAEPDWTPTPDLSRLRRYLEAKTVWHPLGV, from the coding sequence GTGTCTGATTCAAAGCAGTCTGAGTCGCGCATATCCGTCGCGAAGACGTACAAGCTCTACATCGGCGGGGCCTTCCCTCGCTCGGAGTCGGGCCGGGTCTACCCCGTCACCGATCCGCAGGGGAAGTTCCTGGCCAACGCAGCGCACGCGTCGCGCAAGGACGTGCGTGATGCCGTCGTGGCGGCGCGCAAAGCGTTCCCCGGCTGGTCGGGCGCCACGGCCTACAACCGCGGCCAGGTGCTCTACCGCGTCGCCGAGATGCTGGAGGGCCGGCGCGAGCAGTTCGTGAGCGAGGTCGCCGCGTCGGAAGGTCTCGCGCCGAGCCAGGCGGAGTCCCTTGTGGACGCCGCTATCGACCGCTGGGTCTGGTATGCCGGGTGGACGGACAAGATCGCGTCGGTGCTCGGCGCGGCGAACCCCGTTGCGGGGCCGTACTTCTCGTTCACCGTGCCCGAGCCCACGGGCGTGGTCGGCGTGCTCGCGCCGCAGGCGTCGTCGCTGCTCGGCCTGGTGAGCGTGCTGGCGCCGGTGCTGGCCGGTGGCTCCACGGCCGTCGTCGTCTCGAGCGCCGAGCGGCCGCTGCCGGCGATCACGCTGTCGGAGGTCCTGGCGACGTCCGATCTGCCCGGCGGTGTCGCCAACGTGCTGACCGGCCGCGCGGCCGAGCTCGGCCCGTGGCTGGCTTCGCACGGTGACGTCAACGCGCTCGACCCGACCGGCGCCACACCGGAGGACCGCATCACGCTGGCGCGCGAGGCGGCGGGCACGGTCAAGCGCGTGCTCACGGTCCCCGACGCCGAACCCGACTGGACGCCGACGCCGGACCTCTCGCGGCTGCGCCGGTACCTGGAGGCGAAGACCGTCTGGCACCCGCTGGGCGTCTGA
- a CDS encoding cytochrome P450, producing MSTMEELPVARKCPFAPPEEYTATREEAPVHRVKIPDGKQAWTVSRHEDVRAVLNDPRFSADRFHPDFPTLVPGGNVIRRTEAERTMLAMDAPQHGPERKAVLGEFTVKRVAELKPRIQEIVDGLIDDILEADGPVDLVEKLALPVPSLVICEMLGVPYEDHEFFQENTKQLINRATSADDRRAAFERVQRYMGELIAKKEADPGDDLISRQIAKRREDGTYDRAKLVSLAFLLLAAGHETTANMISLGTVAFLRNPEQLALIKADPAKTLTAVEELLRYFSIVDNTTRMAKEDVEIGGVTIPAGEGVVVMTYAANWDPEAFEDSSAFDIERGARHHVAFGFGPHQCLGQNLARTELQIVFDTLFRRIPSLQLAVDVDDLPFKDDALIYGLYELPVTR from the coding sequence ATGAGCACGATGGAGGAACTCCCGGTCGCCCGGAAGTGCCCGTTCGCGCCGCCGGAGGAGTACACGGCCACGCGCGAAGAGGCGCCCGTGCACCGGGTGAAGATCCCGGACGGCAAGCAAGCCTGGACGGTCTCGCGGCACGAGGACGTGCGAGCCGTGCTCAACGACCCGCGGTTCTCCGCCGACCGCTTCCACCCCGACTTCCCGACGCTCGTCCCGGGCGGCAACGTCATCCGCCGCACCGAGGCCGAGCGCACGATGCTGGCGATGGACGCGCCACAGCACGGCCCGGAACGCAAGGCGGTGCTCGGGGAGTTCACCGTCAAGCGCGTCGCCGAGCTGAAGCCGCGGATCCAGGAGATCGTCGACGGTCTGATCGACGACATCCTCGAAGCCGACGGGCCCGTCGACCTCGTGGAAAAGCTCGCGCTGCCGGTCCCCTCGCTCGTGATCTGCGAAATGCTCGGCGTCCCCTACGAAGACCACGAGTTCTTCCAGGAGAACACCAAGCAGCTCATCAATCGCGCCACCTCGGCAGACGACCGGCGCGCCGCCTTCGAGCGCGTGCAGCGGTACATGGGCGAGCTCATCGCGAAAAAGGAAGCCGACCCTGGTGACGACCTCATCAGCCGGCAGATCGCGAAGCGGCGCGAAGACGGCACGTACGACCGGGCGAAGCTCGTCAGCCTCGCGTTCCTGCTGCTCGCGGCCGGGCACGAGACCACGGCGAACATGATCTCGCTCGGCACCGTCGCGTTCCTGCGGAACCCGGAGCAGCTGGCGCTGATCAAGGCCGACCCGGCCAAGACGCTGACCGCCGTCGAGGAGTTGCTGCGCTACTTCTCCATCGTCGACAACACCACGCGAATGGCGAAGGAGGACGTCGAGATCGGCGGCGTCACCATTCCCGCCGGTGAGGGCGTGGTGGTGATGACGTACGCGGCGAACTGGGACCCCGAGGCGTTCGAGGACTCGTCGGCGTTCGACATCGAGCGCGGGGCGCGCCACCACGTGGCGTTCGGGTTCGGGCCGCACCAGTGCCTCGGCCAGAACCTCGCCCGGACGGAGCTGCAGATCGTGTTCGACACGCTGTTCCGCCGGATCCCTTCTCTGCAGCTGGCCGTCGACGTCGACGACCTGCCGTTCAAGGACGACGCGCTCATCTACGGCCTCTACGAACTGCCCGTGACCCGGTGA
- a CDS encoding cytochrome P450 — protein MTTAEELELPVARKCPFAPPEEYTQIREEQPITRVKIPDGKEAWVVSRHEDVRTVLNDRRFSSDRFNPNFPILVKGGNVFRQTNAERTMITMDAPEHGPARKSVLGEFTVKRVNAMRPRIQEIVDGLLDEILASEGPVDLVEKLSLPVPSLVICELLGVPYSEHDFFQENTAKLLKRTVSFDERRAAFERVRGYLGRLITTKEADPGKTLDAVEELLRYFTIVDTATARVAVEDVELDGVTIRAGEGVLALGYTANWDPAVFDEPSKLDITRGARHHVAFGFGPHQCLGQNLARAELQIVFDTLFRRIPTLRLAVDVDDLPFKEDASIYGLYRLPVTW, from the coding sequence ATGACCACGGCCGAGGAACTCGAACTGCCGGTGGCGCGAAAGTGCCCGTTCGCACCGCCCGAGGAGTACACGCAGATCCGCGAGGAACAGCCGATCACGCGCGTGAAGATCCCCGACGGCAAGGAAGCCTGGGTGGTCTCGCGGCACGAGGACGTGCGGACGGTGCTCAACGACCGCCGCTTCTCCTCCGACCGCTTCAACCCGAACTTCCCGATCCTGGTCAAGGGCGGCAACGTCTTCCGCCAGACCAACGCCGAGCGCACGATGATCACGATGGACGCGCCGGAGCACGGCCCCGCGCGCAAGTCGGTGCTGGGCGAGTTCACCGTGAAGCGCGTGAACGCGATGCGGCCGCGGATCCAGGAGATCGTCGACGGGTTGCTCGACGAGATCCTCGCGTCCGAGGGACCGGTGGACCTGGTCGAGAAACTGTCGCTGCCGGTCCCGTCGCTCGTGATCTGCGAGCTGCTGGGTGTGCCGTACTCCGAGCACGACTTCTTCCAGGAGAACACGGCGAAGCTGCTCAAGCGCACGGTGAGCTTCGACGAGCGGCGCGCGGCGTTCGAGCGTGTGCGCGGTTACCTCGGCCGGCTGATCACCACCAAGGAAGCCGACCCGGGCAAGACGCTCGACGCGGTCGAGGAGCTGCTGCGCTACTTCACGATCGTCGACACGGCCACCGCGCGTGTCGCGGTGGAGGACGTGGAGCTCGACGGCGTCACCATCCGGGCGGGTGAAGGTGTGCTCGCGCTCGGATACACCGCCAACTGGGACCCGGCAGTGTTCGACGAGCCTTCGAAGCTGGACATCACTCGCGGGGCGCGCCACCACGTCGCGTTCGGTTTCGGGCCGCACCAGTGCCTGGGCCAGAACCTCGCGCGCGCCGAGCTGCAGATCGTCTTCGACACGCTGTTCCGCCGGATCCCGACGCTACGGCTCGCCGTCGACGTGGACGACCTGCCGTTCAAGGAAGACGCGTCGATCTACGGGCTGTACCGGCTGCCGGTGACCTGGTAG
- a CDS encoding zinc-dependent alcohol dehydrogenase family protein, translating into MRAAIVDRPGEIRVGDVPDPKPGERQVVVKVGACGICGTDLHIADGHFPPTPYPIVPGHEFAGEIVELGADIPGEWKIGDRVAVDPSLYCGYCTPCRSGHGNLCANWNATGDTVNGAFAEYVAVPADTCHKMPDSMTWEQGALVEPVSCAVHGVRRIGVEAGERFLVVGAGTMGLIMQQLLQRAGAEVTVVDRNASRLPRATSLGATAVAEDVSALDGELYDAAVDCTGAAPAIESAFDALRRGGRLLVFGVAPAEARVALSPFRIYNDEITIVGSMAVLNSYASALDLVAKGFIDTEALITDTLPLEQYPDALAKMRGGSGLKIQVLPGGGRA; encoded by the coding sequence ATGCGTGCCGCGATCGTGGACCGGCCCGGGGAAATCCGGGTCGGCGACGTTCCCGATCCGAAGCCCGGAGAGCGCCAGGTCGTCGTGAAGGTCGGCGCCTGCGGGATCTGCGGGACCGACCTGCACATCGCCGACGGGCACTTCCCGCCGACGCCGTACCCCATCGTTCCCGGCCACGAGTTCGCCGGCGAGATCGTCGAGCTCGGCGCCGACATACCGGGTGAGTGGAAGATCGGCGACCGCGTGGCCGTCGACCCGTCGCTGTACTGCGGCTACTGCACGCCGTGCCGCTCCGGCCACGGCAACCTCTGCGCCAACTGGAACGCCACCGGCGACACGGTCAACGGCGCGTTCGCCGAGTACGTCGCCGTACCGGCCGACACGTGCCACAAGATGCCTGACTCGATGACGTGGGAACAGGGCGCGCTCGTCGAACCCGTCTCGTGCGCCGTGCACGGCGTGCGCCGCATCGGCGTCGAGGCCGGCGAACGGTTCCTCGTGGTCGGCGCCGGCACGATGGGCCTGATCATGCAGCAGCTGTTGCAGCGCGCGGGCGCCGAAGTCACTGTCGTCGACCGCAACGCGAGCCGCCTGCCGCGCGCCACCAGCCTCGGCGCCACCGCCGTGGCCGAGGACGTGTCCGCTTTGGACGGTGAGCTCTACGACGCCGCCGTCGACTGCACCGGCGCCGCCCCCGCCATCGAGTCGGCTTTCGACGCGCTGCGCCGTGGCGGCCGCCTGCTCGTGTTCGGCGTCGCGCCCGCCGAGGCCCGCGTGGCGCTCTCGCCCTTCCGCATCTACAACGACGAGATCACCATCGTCGGCTCCATGGCCGTGCTCAACAGCTACGCGAGCGCGCTCGACCTCGTCGCCAAGGGCTTCATCGACACCGAAGCGCTGATCACCGACACGCTCCCGCTGGAGCAGTACCCCGACGCGTTGGCCAAGATGCGCGGCGGCTCCGGCCTCAAGATCCAGGTGCTCCCCGGAGGTGGCCGTGCGTAA
- a CDS encoding DUF4232 domain-containing protein: MTTRKTISRVVAAVAVAGIAAGATALAAGTANAAPASSASPASSASSVQPCTSNQFTSKLVYGGAGAGNRYGALQFTANPGERCYLPGNLEVDLIGAHNVLINNQAPADAPAVALVDGSSAYVPLHWTGIEPYAQQQTPNGLNVVAPSDSNQHGDYINPNVNVDWTLGEVDADSVSHTIDVGAVTQGLAPTA; the protein is encoded by the coding sequence ATGACCACACGCAAGACCATCAGCCGCGTTGTCGCCGCCGTCGCCGTGGCCGGGATCGCCGCAGGGGCAACGGCTCTGGCTGCCGGGACCGCGAACGCCGCGCCGGCTTCGTCTGCTTCGCCTGCGTCGTCTGCTTCGTCGGTGCAGCCGTGCACGTCGAACCAGTTCACCTCGAAGCTCGTCTACGGCGGCGCGGGCGCGGGCAACCGCTACGGCGCCCTGCAGTTCACGGCCAACCCGGGCGAGCGCTGCTACCTGCCCGGCAACCTCGAGGTGGACCTCATCGGCGCGCACAACGTGCTGATCAACAACCAGGCCCCGGCCGACGCGCCCGCCGTGGCGCTCGTCGACGGTTCCTCGGCCTACGTGCCGCTGCACTGGACCGGCATCGAGCCCTACGCCCAGCAGCAGACGCCCAACGGGCTCAACGTCGTGGCGCCGTCCGACTCCAACCAGCACGGTGACTACATCAACCCGAACGTCAACGTGGACTGGACCCTCGGCGAGGTCGACGCCGACTCGGTCAGCCACACCATCGACGTCGGCGCGGTGACGCAGGGGCTCGCGCCGACTGCGTGA
- a CDS encoding class I SAM-dependent methyltransferase, whose translation MGVPEPHELRKTAESFGIDAGRYDRARPRYPEVLITEIVGNTPGASILDVGTGTGIAARQFKNTGCQVLGVEPDERMAEFARTTGIDVEVANFEEWDPKNRTFDILTAGQAWHWVDPRRGAEKAAQVLNPGGTFAVFWHLFLPPDDIAKAFGEAFRKVAPNFPIKVDRTPNREAYKPIIDKTEEALHKTGFHNPQRHFYTWQQNYTRAEYLDLLPTQGGLTRVPKPQQEEVLAAVGAAIDARGGQFTCDYTTVLFTAAS comes from the coding sequence ATGGGGGTACCTGAGCCGCACGAGTTGAGGAAGACAGCCGAGTCGTTCGGGATCGACGCCGGGCGCTACGACCGTGCGCGGCCGAGGTATCCGGAAGTGCTGATCACCGAGATCGTCGGAAACACCCCCGGCGCAAGCATCCTCGACGTCGGCACCGGCACCGGCATCGCCGCGCGGCAGTTCAAAAACACGGGCTGCCAGGTGCTCGGAGTGGAACCCGACGAGCGCATGGCCGAGTTCGCCCGAACCACCGGGATCGACGTCGAAGTCGCCAATTTCGAAGAGTGGGACCCGAAGAACCGCACCTTCGACATCCTCACCGCCGGCCAAGCCTGGCACTGGGTGGATCCGCGGAGGGGTGCCGAGAAAGCCGCCCAAGTGCTCAACCCAGGAGGCACCTTCGCCGTCTTCTGGCACCTTTTCCTGCCGCCGGACGACATCGCGAAAGCCTTCGGCGAAGCGTTCCGCAAGGTAGCCCCGAACTTCCCCATCAAGGTCGACAGAACCCCGAACAGAGAAGCCTACAAACCCATCATCGACAAAACCGAAGAAGCACTGCACAAAACAGGCTTCCACAACCCGCAAAGGCACTTCTACACCTGGCAACAGAACTACACCCGCGCCGAGTACCTCGATCTGCTCCCCACTCAGGGCGGCCTCACCCGCGTCCCGAAGCCACAGCAGGAAGAGGTACTGGCCGCCGTGGGCGCCGCCATCGACGCCCGCGGCGGTCAGTTCACCTGCGACTACACCACGGTGCTCTTCACCGCGGCCAGCTAA
- a CDS encoding ferredoxin, translating into MKIIADTGKCVGAGQCVLTEPALFDQSEDDGTVIVLNETPEGELVDKAREAVNVCPSQALSLQE; encoded by the coding sequence ATGAAGATCATCGCGGACACCGGCAAGTGCGTCGGCGCCGGCCAGTGCGTGCTCACCGAGCCCGCCCTGTTCGACCAGAGCGAGGACGACGGCACGGTGATCGTGCTCAACGAGACGCCCGAGGGCGAGCTCGTGGACAAGGCCCGCGAGGCCGTGAACGTGTGCCCGAGCCAGGCGCTTTCGTTGCAGGAGTGA
- a CDS encoding cytochrome P450, protein MTEVAEPELASFPMARTCPFAPPPEYERFEDERAKLVELDSGQRAWVLSKHEDVRSMLNDPRFSSNRFNPGFPVLFRDGAPRRERKLNPSLINMDAPEHGPARREVVGEFTVKRMKALQPRIQEIVDEHIDAILAGDQPADLVSALSLPVPSLVICEQLGVPYAEHDFFQQHSSRILSREVSSDERLESVIALEEYLDKLVADKEENPSDDLLGRQIAKKREEGEYDRNDLTSLAFLLLIAGHETTANMISLGTVALLENPDQLEAIKADPGKTLDAVEELLRYFTIAEFATTRVATEDVEIAGITIPAGDGVIGLSYAANFDGDAFPEPEKLDITRGGRKHVAFGFGAHQCLGQNLARMELQIVFDTLFRRIPTLKLATPVDQLPFKHDSAIFGLHCLPVTW, encoded by the coding sequence ATGACAGAAGTTGCCGAACCCGAGCTCGCCAGCTTCCCGATGGCGCGCACGTGCCCGTTCGCGCCGCCGCCGGAGTACGAGCGTTTCGAGGACGAGCGGGCGAAGCTCGTCGAGCTCGACTCGGGCCAGCGCGCCTGGGTGCTGTCGAAGCACGAAGACGTGCGCTCGATGCTGAACGACCCCCGGTTCAGCTCCAACCGCTTCAACCCGGGCTTCCCGGTCCTGTTCCGCGACGGAGCGCCGCGGCGCGAGCGCAAGCTCAACCCGTCGCTGATCAACATGGACGCGCCGGAGCACGGCCCCGCGCGCCGCGAGGTCGTCGGCGAGTTCACTGTGAAGCGCATGAAGGCACTTCAGCCGCGCATCCAGGAGATCGTCGACGAGCACATCGACGCGATCCTCGCCGGCGACCAGCCCGCCGACCTGGTCTCGGCGCTGTCGCTGCCGGTCCCGTCGCTCGTGATCTGCGAGCAGCTCGGCGTTCCCTACGCCGAGCACGACTTCTTCCAGCAGCACAGCTCGCGCATCCTCAGCCGTGAGGTCTCCTCCGACGAGCGGCTCGAGTCCGTGATCGCGCTGGAGGAGTACCTCGACAAGCTGGTCGCGGACAAGGAGGAGAACCCCTCCGACGACCTCCTTGGCCGCCAGATCGCGAAGAAGCGCGAAGAGGGCGAGTACGACCGCAATGACCTCACGTCGCTCGCGTTCCTGCTGCTCATCGCCGGTCACGAGACCACGGCGAACATGATCTCGCTCGGCACCGTCGCGCTGCTGGAGAACCCGGACCAGCTCGAAGCGATCAAGGCCGACCCTGGCAAGACCCTCGACGCCGTCGAGGAACTGTTGCGCTACTTCACCATCGCCGAGTTCGCGACCACGCGCGTCGCGACCGAGGACGTGGAGATCGCGGGCATCACGATCCCGGCCGGCGACGGCGTGATCGGCCTCAGCTACGCCGCCAACTTCGACGGCGATGCCTTCCCCGAGCCCGAAAAGCTCGACATCACCCGTGGTGGGCGCAAGCACGTGGCGTTCGGCTTCGGCGCGCACCAGTGCCTCGGCCAGAACCTCGCGCGCATGGAGCTGCAGATCGTGTTCGACACGCTGTTCCGCCGCATCCCGACCCTGAAGCTGGCCACCCCGGTCGACCAGCTGCCGTTCAAGCACGACTCCGCGATCTTCGGTCTCCACTGTCTGCCCGTCACCTGGTGA
- a CDS encoding carbohydrate ABC transporter permease → MSTISVPAGTAPATTHPASTKKATNKAGKRRLPLLPALIFVIAVTQIPFLLTIYYSFQSWNLVRPGSFHFVGFQNYADVFTDSTFLGALLNTVVLTVVCVFLSLLLGLGLAILLDRKFVGRGFVRTLLITPFLILPAAGALLWKTTMFDPTYGLLHFVFGTDVDWLSQFPLAAVMAQIIWQWTPFMMLLTLAGLQSQPKDVLEAASVDGAGRWRTFVSITLPHLSRFLQLATLLGAIYIVNSFDAIFLMTQGGPGTASTNLPFYIYQRAFEGFDIGQSSAMGVVVVIITMIVATFALRLMFRAFSVDGGTK, encoded by the coding sequence ATGAGTACGATTTCGGTCCCCGCCGGCACGGCGCCGGCCACCACCCACCCTGCGAGCACGAAGAAGGCCACCAACAAGGCGGGGAAGCGGCGGCTGCCCCTGTTGCCCGCGTTGATCTTCGTGATCGCGGTGACGCAGATTCCCTTCCTGCTCACCATCTACTACTCGTTCCAGTCGTGGAACCTGGTGCGGCCGGGTTCGTTCCACTTCGTCGGCTTCCAGAACTACGCCGACGTTTTCACCGACTCGACGTTTCTCGGTGCGCTGCTCAACACCGTGGTGCTCACCGTGGTGTGCGTGTTCCTGTCGCTGCTGCTCGGGCTGGGCCTGGCGATCCTGCTGGACCGCAAGTTCGTCGGCCGCGGTTTCGTGCGGACGCTGCTGATCACGCCGTTCCTGATCCTGCCCGCGGCCGGCGCGCTGCTGTGGAAGACCACGATGTTCGACCCGACCTACGGCCTGCTGCATTTCGTGTTCGGCACCGACGTCGACTGGCTTTCGCAGTTCCCGCTCGCCGCGGTGATGGCGCAGATCATCTGGCAGTGGACGCCGTTCATGATGCTGCTGACGCTCGCCGGCCTGCAGAGTCAGCCGAAGGACGTGCTGGAGGCCGCGTCGGTCGACGGCGCGGGCCGCTGGCGCACGTTCGTGTCGATCACGCTGCCGCACCTGTCGCGGTTCCTGCAACTGGCGACGCTGCTGGGCGCGATCTACATCGTGAACAGCTTCGACGCGATCTTCCTGATGACGCAGGGCGGTCCGGGCACGGCCAGCACGAACCTGCCGTTCTACATCTACCAGCGCGCGTTCGAGGGCTTCGACATCGGCCAGTCGTCGGCGATGGGTGTGGTGGTCGTGATCATCACGATGATCGTGGCGACGTTCGCCCTGCGCCTGATGTTCCGCGCGTTCTCGGTGGACGGAGGCACGAAATGA